ATGGTTATTCCATGGGTACCGTTGATGAGTGTATTGTTGGCTACAATTATTCCATCCAAAGTACTTCCGCCAATCGTTATTCCCTTCCCTGCATTCTCAAGCACGTTGTTTGAAATTGTTATGTTCCCAAGCCTTTCGATCATATAAGCCTGTACTCCCCAGGATGTGTTCACTATCACGTTGCCTTCTATAAGAACATCCTTAATGTGAAAGCCCCCTGAAATGGAGCTTATCCCTATTCCGCTAAAGGAATTCAGTATTTTGTTGTCAACAATCTTACATTCGTCGCACTCTGGCAAGAATATGGCGTAACCAGAGCAGTTCACGAATGTAGTTCTTATGATGTTCACTTCCGATGGTTCTCTCACTAAGGCTCCAGCCGCTCCACTAACTCCATCGAACTGGTGCTCAATCTTTGAATCAACTACAGTTAGGATGGGGTAATTATTTCCGCCAAAAGAAACGTAAATTCCAACACTGACATCTTTATAAGTGAGGTTCCTCCCAACTATTTCGGTTCTTATCAGGGCTGAATTCCCTCCAACTGCCACAAAACCTCTGGAATTTGAGATCGTGTAAGTTTCATTAGTTATCATCCACCTTCCATTGACTTTCTTCTCATACCTCTCACTTAAAACCCCACCGTATCCATGGATTATCCTGGTGTTTACTATTGTTGTGTTTGAGTAAAGGACAACAATTCCGCTTTTGCCTTCAACGCTTGAATCCTTAACCGTGAGGTTCGAATTGAAAGCAAAAACCGGTAAATCAGTGTCTTTAATCTCTGCATTCCTAATCACCAAAGAGCTGTTTACTGCTATTACCTGACCTGCTTCATAAATCACCTTATTCCTTGCATTTTCAAGGTAAAGGAGTGGCTTATCATTTACCGTGTTGTCCCTTATCTCAATGTTTGTAGCATACAGCTCTACAGGAGGACTCAAAAGCCTACATTCGCCGGTGAAGCATATTCCATTGTTTTCGAAGGTATTATTAATTACCGTTAGTCCTTCAATCTTGTGAGGTTCTTGTTCAACCGTGGCATAATATCCAAATCCGAATCCGCCTCTTGTATTGTTTGATATGAGGTTTCCTTCGAGTGTAACGGCTTTTCCGTAGGATATGAAAATGCCGAGGAGATTGTTGTTTCTTATTGTATTGCCTTTTATTGTCAAATTCTCGCCGTAAGCACAGATTCCGGTTCCAGCTCTACAGAAGGATTCACCTTCTGGCATGTAATAAACTGTATAGTAACCTGTGGGGTCAGTATATAGCCTGGGGATTACTACCTTCTTGCCCCAAACCTCATAATACCTCAAGTACGCAATTGACGACCTCACTGAGCTGTTCTCTATGATGTTGCTTGAAACATCCATATTTGTGACGTTCCGTCCCTCTATCCCAATGTAGCTTTCTTTTATTACGTTGTTCGCTATTCTAATATCTTTGTTTTTTAAGAAAAGCATAGCCCTTCCAAAGCTGTGGATGAACTTGCTGCTTTCAATTGTTATGTCATTGGAGTATATGGAGAGCAGAACACTCGCTGGAAAATCAATGAACTCGCTGTTTCTTATGGATATCTGGGATGAATTCCTTATGTAAATTCCGCTCGCTGCTTTAGGCTCTTCGGCTTTTACATCGTTAACTTCCACATCTTTGGAATTCATTATTACAACCGGGGAATCGAACGACTTTCTAACGCTCAGTCCGCTGATCTTCACACTGCTGGAATTCACAACTATTACCTGATAAGAAACGGTGTCCACGGTGATACCAGAGGAATTAACTACGAAAACCTGAGAGGCATCGTTTATCACAACGTTCTTTTCGTTTTTCACCATAACAACGGGCTTACCGTTTATGGTGGTGTCCTTCACAGTGAAGTCAAACCAGTAGTTTAAAGGCTTTGAATAGTATCCTACTACAACAAAACCTCCCCAAGAAATTGGATATATTATGGGCTTAGGAGGCAGATCTATGTTCGAGATGTAGTCATTGACGAGAATGTTGTCCTCTATACTGCTCTTTGAGTGGATCCATATCCCTATCCCGGCATTATCATGTATGTAGTTGCCTTTGATCACGTTATTGTTACCGTAAACATCTATTATTCCGCCGCTTGCATTGGCCACAAAGTAGTAAGGGTAATAGTATGGGAAAAGCTCCTGGCGCGTATCTATTTTCTCAAAGTATGAATTTGTTACATCCGTAGCAACTGGACCGATTCCGTTTCCTGCCACTTCGTTGTTAACTATAGATGAATCGGAAACGTTGTAGAATACTATTCCCGCTCCCCAGTCCCTGTAACTGAACTCATATCCGATTCTATCGTCATCCAAATAGTGAGTTACATAGTAGTCCGTGTTGTCCTTTATGAGGTTGTCTGAAACTGTTATGTTGTCAGAACTGAGAACTTTTATGCCAATGCGGTTTTTGGATATCCTGTTGTTAGCTATCCTGGCATGGGAGACGTTGTAAAACATCACTCCAACTCCCCAATCGGGGAAATTTATGAATTCAGTGGCTCTATTGTTGCTATTTATAACGTTGTTCGCTATTGTCACGTTCTTAGAATGAGGTACGATGACTCCCATGAGATTTTTGGATATGGTATTGCTCTCAATGGTAAGATTCCAAACGTTAGGTGCAATTATCCCCTCAAGGTTTTCAGAGATTACATTGTTTCTAATTGTTATATTCCATGAAAGATTCTGGAACACTGTGATGGCATATCCCAAATTCGACACTGAAACTTGAGGGTCAGTAGGTGGATTTATTGCAATTCCAATTGAATTATTGGTTATGTTATTTCTTTCGGCGTTTAGTTTCCCTGAGCCTGTAATTAAAATTCCAACAGCATTGTTTTTTATAACATTTTCCTTGGCTGGTAGGGATATTTCATCTGGTGCTGGAGAACCACTGGCATAGTAGTTTATCCCAAGGGTGTTATTTTTTATAACGTTTCCAACTATCTGGGGGCAGCCCAAGTATCTGTCGCAAATTACTTTCCCATAATGGATGTATATTCCACTGCCACCATTCATATAAAGGCTGGAGTTACCATTGTTCTCGAAAGTGTTGTTGGCTATTACAAAGGGGAATAGCTCATTGTGGTAGATGTCGAATAAAAAGTTGCTGATGTAACCTCCTACTACTATCCCGTATCCATTGTTCCGAAACGTGATATTGTAAATCGCAATACCACTTACAACAACATTTGCACTAGCATATATTCCTTTTTTTGTAGTGTTTGTTATAGTGTCCCGCCGTTCAATAAAATATGAAGTGGCTAAGTCGATTCCTATGTCCCATCCTTCTATTTCCATATTGCGTATAATCACCCCCGGTGTAGAATGTACAGCAATATCGTGGTCAAGGTACACTGCACTGAAACTTAGATTGTAAGAAAACTTAGATTTGTCCAGCTTAAGGACTATTTTGTGCCCACTCCCATCTATAGTGCCCAAACCAACTCCACGTGGCATATAAAAGCAAGTATATCCCACAAGCTTCTTCACTTTGGATCCGTTTATTGTTACATAGTCATATACAGGAATTAGCTGATCTGGATCAGTTATCACTATGTCCTTTGTCAGAACTACGAGTCCGGGTGTGCCAAGAATAGCACACGAGCTTACAAACGTAGGAGGAAAATCCAATCCAGATATGAACTTGAAATTCCCAAAAAAGCTTGAAACCAAAAGGAAGGAGAGAAGGAACACCAAACCCTTTCTCATAACTTTACCCCCTCCTTCTCAAGGGCTTTTTTAATCTGCATCATAAAAAAAGCTTCTTCAGCCCTCAACACCTCAACAACGGTTTTCTTATCTATTCCAGTGCTCCTGCTTATGTATTCCACAAGCTCCTTCCTTATCTCCCTGATCATTTCTTTTCCCTCTTCAGAGGGACGTTAAGAGCAACAAGACCCACTATCGAAATCCCGGCAAGGGCTAAGAAAACAGGATTTTTGCCGCTCTCTTTGTATGGGAGCTCGTACCTAATCACATTATTTTCAAATCTGATGTTCTTTGCCTTCTCTGGGAGAACAACGGTTATCGTCTCAACCAACCTGCCCTGTCCCCCGAAGAGTGGCTGAACCGCCGTTAAAACAACCGTATTTCCTGTCTGGGTTGAGAGAGTCAGGTCTCCCTCCCCCAGTTTCAGTTCCCAATAGGAGCCTTTATTCACTGCCGCTCCAAGCATTACATATGTAGCTTTAATCTGGTTGTTGGAGTCATCCCACTCAATCTTCATGTTCCTGTACTCCGTATCGCTCCTCTTGTTCTCAAACTCCCTCTTCAGCATGTATGTAGTGGGATAAGCCTGCTTCATCTGGAGATAGAGGTTTGGGGTAAACTTCCACACCTCGGTAACCTTAGCATTTCCAACTTCATCAACCGTGATCTTCATTGTGCCGTCTATCTTGTACTCAACTATCTTTATCTCCTGCGCAACTGCCAGCGGAAGGAGTAAAAGGACGAGTAAAACCACAGCCCTCCTCATCTCCATCACCCCAGCCTGAAGGTGCTTACCATATATTCACCCAACTGGTTGTATTCGCTCATCCCGGCTGGAAAGTCATAAACAACCGCAAATCCAATGCCGTTCGCTGTGAAATACCTCGCAACTGCGGAGTACTCTCCATAGCCTGTGTCAAGAGTGTAAAGAATTGTGTAAACTGTCTGACCGGCTATGCTTGCCTGGGTTTCCTGCCTGTCTTTTATCGTTGCTCCCATGTCAGTTAAGCTCTGCTCGAAGGCATAAACCATGTCCTGAACGCTCGCACCCGGCAGATAAATTACTAGAAACTCAAATTCTCCGTCAGGGCTCAGCAAGTAGACGTAGCCACCGTAGTCCTCCGGCGCACCCCACTCGGCAGGGTAGTCAAAGGAGAAGTAAGTCCCATGGTAGGTGTCCCACTGGGTTTGAGTCCCACCGTTCTCTCCGTTGTCACCCCAATTGTTGTCTCCACCGTTGTTGGTGTTCCCTCCATTGTTGTCCATATTTCCTCCCTGTAGCTTTATCCCCCACTTTGCGAGAATATCAGCGGGCAGAGTTGGAAGTTCAGGAGGCACAATGCCTTTTGCATGCTCCCCTGCAATATCCACTATGATGTAAGGCCCCTGCATGGCTTTCTGCCAAGTTTCCACACCGACCTGAACCGCCTGCTGGAACGAAACGCCCGCATTTATTGCGGTTGCCTCAACTGGAATTATTGCACCGCTGGGTAGCTCTATTAGGGGGAAAGCATGACCAGGCATCAGAACTATATAAGCTTTGAGACCCTGAGACATTGCCAGAGAAGCAAACCACAACGCCAAATCAACACAGGTTCCGCTCTTATCCCTAATTACGTCACGTGGAAACATTATATGCTCGGAGAACTTGCCAGTCCAGTAGCCTTCAGCCTCCGTCTTGTATGAGAAGCCGTTCATCACAGCCAAAGTCCACATGCCACTTAGGCTTTTAATGGCTTCATCGTCGCTTAAGCTTGCTCCCGCTCCACCCGCTAACTTGTTTCCCATGTCAGCAAATTCTCTAACAACTGGATCGCTTGGGGTAACCCAAGCAGCTAAAAGCGGAGCATTGCTGAAGGTGTCATAAAAGCTACCGGTGCTTTCCTCAGGGCTGAGCGATGAAAAGACGAAGTCGTTGACGCCGAGAATGTTCAGAGGTTTTGTCATGCTCTCTTCTTTAGTCTCTCCGTTCACTTCATAGGTTATGGTTATTCTGAGGTTTGAAGGCGTTGAAGCCGAAAGCTTGGTGACTTCACTTGAGAGAATCGGGTAGTAGAGATCAACTATCGTCCCGTTGGGCACGAGAATTGGGTAGCTTTTCTCGGTCTCAGAGGCATAGTTGTCAATTGAGTATCTTATCTTTATGTTCCTTATCGCCCCATTCCCTGAGTTATGGAGAACAACTTTTGCGACCCAGAAGCCAAGCTTTGGATTGCCGTAAACTTTGTATGCTCCAGACATTATCTGCTCCTTTGCATAAACTTTATACTCAAGCTTTCCCTCTCCTCCGCCTCCAAACGCTCCGACATATCCTACTATGGAAAACACAAGCAGTGCAACAAGAATCCCCGAACCAATAATCTTGGTGTTCATACCATCACCGAAGTTAAATTGGCAAAACAGATACTTACAGGCTGGGTTTGAGAAAATTAATCAAACCCAAAAAAGCTTTAAAGAAAGAGATAAACCCCATCATGGTGATGTTATGGAGCTAAAAGCGCCTTTGAGCAAGAAAGATGTCCTAAAACTTAAAACTGGCGACATTGTTCATCTTTCTGGAGTCATATACACGGCAAGGGATTTAGCCCACAGAAAGATTGTTGAGCTTGCAAGAAGGGGAAAGCTACCCTTCGATTTAGAGGGTGCTGTCATATACCACTGCGGACCCATTGTCCGAAAAAACGAAAGATTTGAAATAATATCAGCAGGCCCAACAACAAGTGCAAGGATGAATCGTTATCTCGATGAAGTTTTATCTTTAGGAGTTAAGGGGATTATCGGAAAGGGAGGAATGAATCCTGAACCCTTTAAAAGACACAAAGCTGTTTATTTCGCATTCACCGGCGGAGCAGGATCTTTAGCGGCTAAGAGCATTAAAAGAGTAAGAGATGTTTTCTGGCTCGATGAACTTGGCACTCCCGAGGCAGTTTGGGTGTTGGAGGTTGAAAAATTCCCGCTTTTGGTTGCTATTGATGCATATGGAAATTCGATTTACAAAAAGAGTTAAAAGCTGAAGGAAGTTACTCACTACAGCCGATGATGGCAACAGGGTAGCTGCCGATTGATGACGAAGCCGTTCCAGTCTGAGGCTATTCACACGGCACCAAAAGCACAGGCAGCTTTGAATCCCTTATGACCCTTTCTGCCGTGCTTCCGAGGAGTAAATCTTTAATAACACTCCGCCCCTTCTTGCCCATTACAATAAGCGTTGCACCTTTTGCTATTGAGAGACCTATTATCCCCTGAGAGGCAACACCAGCCAGCACCTCCTTTTCAACTGGAAACTTCACGATCTTTGCATACCTCTCAAGGTTCTGCTTAGCCTTTGCTATATTTTCTTCAAGCTCCTCAGCTTTGCCGTAGTCAACGACGTGAAGAAGGATCCCTTCCTTAGCGAGCTCTTCAAACCTCTTAACAGCCTCCATTATCCGTATTGAACACGGTGAAAAGTCTAAAGCTACCAGTGGTTTGTCAAAAATTCTTTCACAGTCATGTAGGCATTTTATCTTCTCTTCCTCTTCATCCCATTCATACCTAATCAACAGAACGGGTTTCTTGGTTGCTCTTACAAGGTTTGAAGCTGTGCTTCCCAAAAACATCTGGCGCAGAATGTTTTCTCCTTTTGAGGGGCTTATAATAAGGTCAACGTTCTTTTCTTTGGCAATTTCAGCTATTTCCAACGAAGGAATTCCAAGCTTTACAATTGGTTCAACATCTATTCCCCTTTCTCTAAGCTCATCCGCCAAGTTGTCTATCTGTTCCTCATCAATCTTCATGAGCTCAAGGGCTTCAATATCGGTTGCAGTGATATCAACTATGTGTACAAGGTAGAGCTTTTTAGCCCCAAGCTCAAAGAACTTCGGGACACAGTTCCTTAACGCATGCAAAGACACTTCAGAAAAATCCGTTGGAAAAAGTATCTTCTCAAACATCAGCTTCACCAATAATATTTTATGCGGTTGAAGTATTTAGGTATTGCCGAAGGGAATATAAACATCCACACATACTATACTTTGCAATGGAGCGAAGGATTGTCTTAGAGACCGTTGATCTTGTCAAGAATTATTACATCGGCAGAAAGATAGTGGTTCCAGCTCTCAGAGGGGTTAGTCTGAAGATTTATGAAGGAGAGTTTGTTGCAATAATAGGACCAAGCGGAAGCGGAAAAACTACGCTTCTCAATATGCTCGGTTTGTTAGACAGACCCACAAGCGGAAAAGTGTATATTGATGGAATTGATGTTAGCAATCTTAATGATAATCAGCTTTCTGAAATCAGATTGAGGAAAATTGGCTTTGTTTTTCAATATTACAACTTGGTTCCAATACTAACAGCGCTGGAAAACGTTGAGTTGCCGATGCTCTTAGCCGGTGTTCCAAGGAGGAAGAGGATAAAAAGAGCCAAGGAGCTCCTCAAATCCGTTGGGCTGGAAAAGTTCATGCATCACAAACCAAATGAAATGAGCGGAGGGCAGCAGCAGAGGGTTGCCATAGCAAGGGCTTTAGCCAACGATCCAAGCATAGTCTTGGCAGATGAACCGACCGGAAATCTTGACACCCAGACATCGAAAGAGATAATAGCTTTAATGAAGAGGATAAATCTTGAGAGAGGAACTACCTTTGTGATAGTGACTCACGATGTCGAGGTTGCAAAAGAGGCTGAGAGAATTCTTCAAATAAGAGATGGGAAGATTAACGAGGTGAAAAAGTTATGAAAAAGCTTGCCATAGTGTTAATTCTCATGCTGATAATCCCAAGCACAATAAAAGCCCAGCCTCAAAAAGAAGAGTATCTGCTGACATTTTCCGGCTATTTAGGAATTGGAGATGTCCTGACTTTTGGAAACTACACCTTAACGGTTGAGGATATACTCACAAGCCCAAGAACTGGAATAGCCAATACTGTGCTCTTCAAACTCAGGGACAACATAGCGTTCAACGAGAGCGAGTTCTCCCTCCAAGAAGGTCAGGAATACCAGTACAAAGACGTGAAGATCAAGCTTGTTGTTATAACCCTTGAAGACAATCCTCGGGCACTAATCAGAATTTATTCAAAAGCTGTTGATGTGTTCTATGGAGATGCCTATGAGAGGTCAATCTTTAGATACGGGCCCATAAAATTCATAATTCTTGAGATAAAAAACGGTACATTTTTGGCGAGATATGAGAAGAAAGGAGAAGTTGACTATCGTTATTTTGGAACTGGTTATTATCACTGGAATGAGCTTTCCATCTACGTGGAGAACATCACAAACAAGACAGTAAGACTGAAGATTAAAGCACCAAAATATGCCCAATATGCGATTATCAGGGGAGCGGAAATAACTATTGAGAAAGTTGATTTCGGAGAGGTTGAAATAGGCTCGCCCTTCAAGCTGACTATAACACTGAGAAACGTAGGAAACAAAAACGCGCGATTCATAAGCGTCTATCTATATTCCAAAGAGCAGATTCAAGAAGAGCAAACCCAAACTCTTCTTCCAACAATTACGATTCCACAATTTGAATCTTCTTTGCCTTTCGCTGCATACAGGGAGAGCCCAATTAAGTACCTTGAGGTTTTGGCTCCAGGGGAAGAGAAGACAGTTGCATTCACACTGATATCTTCAAAAAACCTCAAAGAAAATGTTTATCCGCTCTACATTAGGATCGAATATCAGGACGAAGATGGTGCAAAGAAAAGCAAGGAAGTTCAGGTTGGAATTCCCGTCGAAGACAGGATAAGACCAAAAGTAATTATCGATGAATTTAAGATAATTCCTTCCATCGTTCAGCCTGATTCAAACTTTACGGTTAGAATAAAGCTCAGGAACATTGGAAATTCAGTTGCCAAACATGTTAGGGTCAGGGTCACAGGAGAAAAACCTGAGGAAGAAAAACAAACCGCATATCCATACTTCCCCTCAGGAGGAGAAGCAGTGCAGCAGGAAGTTGACATATTCCCAATACGCAAACAGAGTCTTCTCTACTTCTCTGAAGTCAATACAACAGCTGAAGGAGAGCTGTACTTTAAGATAAAGCAAGTTCAAAGAGGAATTTACCCACTCTATGTCACAATTACCTACGAAGACGAAAACGGTGTTGTTTACAAGGAGGAAACTATGTTTGGAGTTGAGGTGAGTGCTTATCCTCTCCTTGACCTATATATAGGGAACATCTGGGAGAGCGGAGGAAAATACAATTTTGAAGTGTATGTTGTTAACGAAGGCAAGGATGTCGCAAGGGGGGTAACCCTCGATGTGACTTCAAAGCAGCTTGAGCTGTTTCCAATCGGGCAGAGATACGTGGGAAGAATTGCCGGATTGGATTATGACAGTGTAAACTTCCAGATTCTAAATAAGACAATTCCAAAGGGAGAATACGTTATCCATGCCAAAGTGTACTATAAAGATGAAAAAGGTCAGGAAAAAACTTTTGAGAAAGATTTGGTCATCAGAATTCCCGAAACTCTGAGCTATTCAGAGAGAAAGCCTTATGAGTACTACATCAGTGGAGGAATTCTTCTGCTGTTTATAATAATTCTCCTGTGGAGGAGAAAAAGTGTGGAGTGAGCTAATTAAAATTGCCATTAGGAATTTAACAAGGAGGAAGCTCAGGACACTTTTCACAATGCTGGGGATTATAATAGCCGTTGGCTCAGTTACCGCTTTAGTTTCCATAACCCAAGGTTCCCGGATGGCAATAGAGCAAGAGCTTGAAAGCACAAGCAATGTTCTCATGATAATGCCCGGAGTTAGCGTTTCCATAATCAGGGCAGCAACGAGCACGATGAGTGAAGACATAGTAAGGAAGATAGAGAAAATTGATCATGTTGAAGCTGTAAATCCAGCTCTGATAAAGTTTACAACCATCAAATACGATGACTGGATCCTCGAGCTGACAATAATGGGTGTTGATCCAAAAAAGGCCCAGAAGTTCTTCTCATTGAGGGGGCTCCACTTGGAAAGAGGGGTATTCTTGAGGAAGAACGACAGATATAAGGCTATTCTCGGCTATCTGTTAGCTCATGGGAAGTTCGCAACTTTTGAGGGCAAACCCCTAAACTGGGATATCACACCAGGGCAGAGGATAATAATCTACGATGACCAGGGAAATCCCTACGAATTCAAGGTTGTTGGCAATTTGGAGGAAAGCGGACAATCCTTCTTGGCGGGTTTCTTAGATATGATGGTAGTAGTTCCGTTAGATACTCTTCAAGAGATGTTCCACGAGGAAGGGAAGATAAGCATAGTGGATGTATGGGTTGATGATGTTGCATTCATTGACGAGGTTAAGAAGGAAATCGAGAAAGAGATTCCGGGGGTTACTGTCATCACAGCAAGACAGAGCGTTCAGATGGTGCTTATTATTCAAAAAATGATGCACAACCTTTTAATTGGAATTGGCAGCATTGCTCTCTTTGTAGGAGCCCTCGGAGTTATGAACACTCTTTTAACTTCAGTGATGGAGAGGACAAGGGAAATTGGAACCTACAGGGCGATTGGGGCAAAGAAGAGCTTTATTTTAAAGATGATCTTCATTGAGGGTATAATATTGACAAGCATCGGAGGAATTTTGGGCTTTTTCTTTGGAATAGGAGCTGCAAAGATGGTGGTGTTCATATTCAGACAGAGAGGTCAGCTGTTACCTGATCCTGTGGTGGATATGAACGTTGTTGCGATAGCATTCGTAATAACGCTATTAATTGGAATAATCTCAAGCTTATATCCGGCAAAGAAGGCATCTGACTTAAGCCCGGTTGAGGCCTTGAGATATGTTGAATAAGCCCGGCATTATTTTATTTTCTCAAAATCTCGCAAATCGAGTGCTAAAATATTTTCTCCCAATTTATCTTTTTTATTTAATCTTTTGGCAACTATGCCAAAGTAGTTTTCATAATCTTTCAGACCTACAAGTTCAGCTTTCTTTCTTAAATCATTTAAAATACGCTTTGTTTCCCTCAGCGTCAAGTCTTTCCACTTAACCTCAACAAACAATACCTTCTTCTCATGTTCATTCAAAGCTATTAAATCAACTTCTTCTCCTCTATGCCACCATCTTCCAATCTTTGTAAAGTTGAAAGGTAGTAGATTCTTTTTGCTGAGCTCAATTAAAAGCTCTTGAGCCAATCTCTCAAAAGGTTTCCCCAAAAACTGATTGAAGTTTGCTCTGAAGTCTTCCAACGCTGCATTAATAAAGCCACTCTCAATTTCTTCATAGTACGGGTTAACAAACCGTGACCAGAACAAGAAATAGTTGTCAGCTATTTCATAGATTCCTCTTTTTCCGAAAAGAGGAACTATTCGCTTAACAATCCCCAACTCACTCAAAACTCTCAGATATGGTACCACTTGGTTTTCTTTAAGATAACAGAAATTCGCTATCTGCGTGACCTTTGTGTTTCCTTTTGCTATTGCTTCTAAGATAGCAAGATAAATAGATAACTCTCTAAGCTCTTCACTAAGCAGAGCTCTTGCCTCTCTAAATAGAAATGAGGATGAGTTAAAGAAGTTGTCAACGATTTCCTTTTCAATATTTTTGCCACTAAAGAATTCCAGATACTTGGGAACCCCATTAGTTACCCCATAAATTTTGAAAAGATCCTCAATCTTTGAACCTTCAAACCACTCAAAAAGATGTTTAAATTTTAAAGGTGTCACTTTAATATTCGCATCTGTACGACCATAAATAGGACCCGAATACCTAAAGAACTCCTTTTCCATAAGAGACACATAGGAGCCAGAAACTACAATAAGTGCATTTAAATCTTTGTTTTCTTCAATAGCTCGTGATATTTCACTTAAAATTCCTTCTTCTCTGCGGATTAAATAGGAAAGCTCATCGAGTATCAGAAGAAGCCTTTCTCTTTTGAGGGTCTTTAGTAGACTAAACAAAGATGGGAAATCTCTAATTTTAATGTTAACACCTAAAAGTTCTGAAATTTTCCTTGAGAGTAAATCAAAGTTGTATTCTCTCGGTTTATCCTCAAATATTACAAAAATTCTTTCCTTGTCTTTTGAAAACTCCTCCAAAAGTCTTGTCTTCCCAACTCTTCTTCTACCATAAACTAAAACAAACACCAAGCCTTCCTTTTTCCAAAGGTTTTCAAGCAAGTTCAACTCTTCTTTTCTATTTACAAATTTTCTAATCATAATTATATAATCATGATTATAGTTTTTAAAAATTTCGGCACAATGAAAAGGGTTATATTATCATCGAAGCAATTCAATTTGGGTGGTATCATGAAGAGGGTTCACCTTTTTGACTGGCATAAAGCAAATGCTAAGAAGGTTGAGGAGTTTGCTGGCTGGGAGATGCCAATCTGGTATTCAAGCATAAAAGAAGAACATTTGGCTGTTAGAAATGGCGTTGGGATTTTTGACGTCTCACACATGGGAGAAATCATCTTTAAGGGTAAAGATGCCTTAAAGTTTCTCCAGTACGTTACAACAAACGATATCTCAAAACCCCCAGCTATAAGCGGAACTTATACACTCGTTCTGAATGAAAGAGGAGCTGTTAAGGACGAAACTTTGGTCTTTAATATGGGCAACGATACATATATGATGGTCTGTGA
Above is a genomic segment from Thermococcus sp. SY098 containing:
- a CDS encoding NosD domain-containing protein, with product MRKGLVFLLSFLLVSSFFGNFKFISGLDFPPTFVSSCAILGTPGLVVLTKDIVITDPDQLIPVYDYVTINGSKVKKLVGYTCFYMPRGVGLGTIDGSGHKIVLKLDKSKFSYNLSFSAVYLDHDIAVHSTPGVIIRNMEIEGWDIGIDLATSYFIERRDTITNTTKKGIYASANVVVSGIAIYNITFRNNGYGIVVGGYISNFLFDIYHNELFPFVIANNTFENNGNSSLYMNGGSGIYIHYGKVICDRYLGCPQIVGNVIKNNTLGINYYASGSPAPDEISLPAKENVIKNNAVGILITGSGKLNAERNNITNNSIGIAINPPTDPQVSVSNLGYAITVFQNLSWNITIRNNVISENLEGIIAPNVWNLTIESNTISKNLMGVIVPHSKNVTIANNVINSNNRATEFINFPDWGVGVMFYNVSHARIANNRISKNRIGIKVLSSDNITVSDNLIKDNTDYYVTHYLDDDRIGYEFSYRDWGAGIVFYNVSDSSIVNNEVAGNGIGPVATDVTNSYFEKIDTRQELFPYYYPYYFVANASGGIIDVYGNNNVIKGNYIHDNAGIGIWIHSKSSIEDNILVNDYISNIDLPPKPIIYPISWGGFVVVGYYSKPLNYWFDFTVKDTTINGKPVVMVKNEKNVVINDASQVFVVNSSGITVDTVSYQVIVVNSSSVKISGLSVRKSFDSPVVIMNSKDVEVNDVKAEEPKAASGIYIRNSSQISIRNSEFIDFPASVLLSIYSNDITIESSKFIHSFGRAMLFLKNKDIRIANNVIKESYIGIEGRNVTNMDVSSNIIENSSVRSSIAYLRYYEVWGKKVVIPRLYTDPTGYYTVYYMPEGESFCRAGTGICAYGENLTIKGNTIRNNNLLGIFISYGKAVTLEGNLISNNTRGGFGFGYYATVEQEPHKIEGLTVINNTFENNGICFTGECRLLSPPVELYATNIEIRDNTVNDKPLLYLENARNKVIYEAGQVIAVNSSLVIRNAEIKDTDLPVFAFNSNLTVKDSSVEGKSGIVVLYSNTTIVNTRIIHGYGGVLSERYEKKVNGRWMITNETYTISNSRGFVAVGGNSALIRTEIVGRNLTYKDVSVGIYVSFGGNNYPILTVVDSKIEHQFDGVSGAAGALVREPSEVNIIRTTFVNCSGYAIFLPECDECKIVDNKILNSFSGIGISSISGGFHIKDVLIEGNVIVNTSWGVQAYMIERLGNITISNNVLENAGKGITIGGSTLDGIIVANNTLINGTHGITMIAKFQMFNNTIAGNFIANVGGGIVFSGGYFYYAQSSRDNIIANNTVINASIVGIGWVRTETMYKGFKSVEGNVVTGNILINNSRGLSFLGRTIKGNLVYNNYFDNDVDVYIPYYVTEDGVAFNTTKRIGKNIVGGPFIAGNYWAKYTDAEDKNMDGIADDPYQVAEGFMDYQPLVFFEDRVKVIENKTFPIILNEPGYYRLNINASGITSQYAILINSSNVLLDGSGSVLSGGDWALYGIKAINVENITIVSFNLSNWLLAGVYAEDTKNLAIGGISVSGKTAEGIDVRNSVNAEISLNHIYSIEGDGIYLKGTRLSIIRGNVIENAKGSGVELDSNSAENTIEGNRIEKGGVGFYLRPGSGNNTIRGNYLVDNLLGVYIAGSSGNLIYNNYLSNERNAKVLGGVNYWNVTKTLGRNILGGNYLGGNYWSDLGDCEDNNLDGFCDVPYIIDENNIDYLPLTISFDTTPPEVAILYPENTTYYQNVTEIKVKASDDHMIGEVKALVDDSTWVTLEFDGEYYVGKVNLGKGHHVIRVYAYDIAGNSASDAVEFTIVLQELNESTTSSQPSITLLTYLYYLWYHKTLEKFNKLYNQSLDFIDNETLNTVQSLFDQARNEYTWVEEHYQSLLQADIRALVHMRKAYLYIKQAVELLQNT
- a CDS encoding cysteine protease — translated: MNTKIIGSGILVALLVFSIVGYVGAFGGGGEGKLEYKVYAKEQIMSGAYKVYGNPKLGFWVAKVVLHNSGNGAIRNIKIRYSIDNYASETEKSYPILVPNGTIVDLYYPILSSEVTKLSASTPSNLRITITYEVNGETKEESMTKPLNILGVNDFVFSSLSPEESTGSFYDTFSNAPLLAAWVTPSDPVVREFADMGNKLAGGAGASLSDDEAIKSLSGMWTLAVMNGFSYKTEAEGYWTGKFSEHIMFPRDVIRDKSGTCVDLALWFASLAMSQGLKAYIVLMPGHAFPLIELPSGAIIPVEATAINAGVSFQQAVQVGVETWQKAMQGPYIIVDIAGEHAKGIVPPELPTLPADILAKWGIKLQGGNMDNNGGNTNNGGDNNWGDNGENGGTQTQWDTYHGTYFSFDYPAEWGAPEDYGGYVYLLSPDGEFEFLVIYLPGASVQDMVYAFEQSLTDMGATIKDRQETQASIAGQTVYTILYTLDTGYGEYSAVARYFTANGIGFAVVYDFPAGMSEYNQLGEYMVSTFRLG
- a CDS encoding FumA C-terminus/TtdB family hydratase beta subunit, giving the protein MELKAPLSKKDVLKLKTGDIVHLSGVIYTARDLAHRKIVELARRGKLPFDLEGAVIYHCGPIVRKNERFEIISAGPTTSARMNRYLDEVLSLGVKGIIGKGGMNPEPFKRHKAVYFAFTGGAGSLAAKSIKRVRDVFWLDELGTPEAVWVLEVEKFPLLVAIDAYGNSIYKKS